AAATACTTATTTTTTCTTTTTACGTTTTTGCTTTACTTCACCAAGTTCGTTTTTTGACAGCGTAACCAGCGCGCTTATCCAATCCCTGTCTTCAAACCTGTCTTTGATATAAAAGTACATCTTTGCGCCGGGATAAGGCGCGCCGTACGTGATTTTATCATCCTTAAGTATGAATTCTTCTCCCGCTTTGGTAGGTTTTATAAAAAGTTTATCATCGCAGATAAGCGCGACAATCACCCCGTCTTTATAAACGCCATATTCCCCGAACATCTTTTT
This window of the Candidatus Goldiibacteriota bacterium genome carries:
- a CDS encoding TfoX/Sxy family protein, coding for MATDKSFADFIVDQMQGAGGITAKKMFGEYGVYKDGVIVALICDDKLFIKPTKAGEEFILKDDKITYGAPYPGAKMYFYIKDRFEDRDWISALVTLSKNELGEVKQKRKKKK